One region of Marivirga arenosa genomic DNA includes:
- a CDS encoding polymorphic toxin type 23 domain-containing protein, whose product MKFLKVLSVVLIFNLLNHLDLYSQEVLNISGNLNYYAQAGVVFQFGSHQNRVGISVSAKGGRDYANLGLEYNVLYTLSDFGYYEKTFQHILGFKVTTAIDRRDHSFRSFQYSPFSSNCFYEFHYQYRYYFNHWNTAQPTGEIGLNFGHFYIYHENDLLAAKSVDKFRTAAMRLGYQDSIQSFATSFTFWTGNKDNPKTKRINESKFSRYGYFDLSDTPFGKYSHGVLAVDYIRQLPLANQLRFSLGYDHEKIRNAIQNKFMHDLPFYPKKWNTAKSRHIPMVDQEGNSYLYEDGQQLREGQFYFNIGLNTPEFY is encoded by the coding sequence TTGAAATTTCTTAAAGTGCTTTCTGTTGTATTAATCTTTAATCTATTAAATCATTTAGATTTATACAGTCAAGAAGTATTAAACATAAGTGGAAATTTAAACTATTATGCTCAAGCTGGAGTAGTATTTCAATTTGGCTCACATCAAAATAGGGTAGGGATATCAGTTTCTGCAAAAGGAGGAAGAGATTATGCTAATTTGGGACTTGAGTATAATGTTTTATATACACTTTCTGATTTTGGCTATTACGAAAAGACATTTCAACATATTTTAGGATTTAAAGTAACTACAGCAATTGACCGAAGAGATCATAGTTTTAGATCATTTCAGTATTCTCCTTTTAGTAGTAATTGTTTTTATGAATTTCATTATCAGTATAGATATTATTTTAATCATTGGAATACTGCTCAACCCACCGGTGAAATTGGTTTAAACTTCGGTCATTTTTACATTTATCATGAAAATGATTTATTAGCAGCTAAATCAGTTGATAAATTCCGTACTGCTGCAATGCGTTTAGGATATCAGGATTCTATTCAAAGTTTCGCAACATCTTTTACGTTCTGGACCGGTAATAAAGATAATCCTAAGACCAAAAGAATAAATGAATCGAAATTTTCAAGATATGGTTACTTTGACTTAAGCGATACACCATTTGGTAAATATTCTCATGGTGTTCTTGCCGTGGATTATATTCGACAACTTCCATTGGCAAATCAACTTAGGTTTTCATTAGGTTATGATCATGAAAAAATAAGAAATGCAATTCAAAATAAATTTATGCATGATTTACCATTCTATCCTAAAAAATGGAATACTGCTAAAAGCAGACATATTCCAATGGTAGACCAAGAAGGAAATTCCTATCTCTATGAAGATGGTCAGCAGTTAAGAGAAGGTCAATTTTATTTCAATATTGGATTGAATACTCCTGAATTCTACTAA